Genomic DNA from alpha proteobacterium U9-1i:
GGCCACTGACGCCGTCGTCACGTGCATTTGCCGGCGCGGGCATGTCATCCCGTTGCAGCGCGAACAATCGCACCCCGTGTGTGCAGTGCGTCGCGAACCGGAAGCTTGCATAGCCGTCGCGCTGCGCGATCGCCTCGGGCGCCAGACCAACCCGCTCAGCGCGCCGATGCAGCGCGCTCAGATCGCGCGTGGCGAACACCAGGCTCTTCAGCCCATCGCCACTCTCAAGCGCCACGCGCAGGCGCCGCGCGCCCTCGCTATCGCCCGACGGGGCCATCAGTTCAACGCTGAGATTGTTCGTGGCGATCAACGCCGTCGCGACGCCATCCTGCTCCGTGCGGTGCGACACGCCACGCCCAAGCAAAGTTTCATACGCCGCAACGCCCGCCGCAAGATCGCGCACAGCGATTACGACGTGGTCGAAACCGCTGATCAATCGCACCCGTCCCGGCGACCGTCAAAAATCAGGCGCTCGCCCAAATCCGTCACGACGCTGATGCGCAAGCGCTCTTCATGTTGATCGATGAACGCGCGCCCGCCGTCGAGCGAACCGCCGCCGCTTTGCGCCACACGCCAACAGACATTGCCGCCCGGCCCGTCGGCGTCGAGCTGACAGAACTGCCATTCGCCCTGCGGACCGGTTTCCACCGCGTAGCGCCCTCCTTGGCGCGGCGCGCCGCGTCCATATTGCATGGCGACGCCCTCCATCCGGCCGGCTACCTCGCGGTTTGGGAGCCAGCGGAAAGTCGTCGTCACCTCGTCGCCGCGCGCGATCCAGCAGCCGTGCACCCGCTCGGGCGGCGGCTCAGGCGGGCTCGTGGCGCAGGCCGCGAGCAGGAAACAGGCGATCAATGCTCTCAAGCGGGCAGGTCCCCCGTGCCTTCGAGTTCTACCGGCCCCGTCATCAAAACCCGGTCATCGCCGGCGCGCCATTCAATCTGAAGTGATCCACCGTCGGCGATGATCTCCACGTTGCGCCCGGTCCGCCCTTGACGGTGGGCGGCGACCACGGCCGCACAGGCGCCGGTGCCGCAGGCCTTGGTCAGCCCAACGCCGCGCTCCCACACGCGCAGCCGGATCCGTTCAGCGGAGCGAACCTCCGCGAAGCCGACATTCACGCGCTGCGGAAACAGCGGATCGTGCTCAACTTTTGGGCCAATGCTTTCGATCGGCACGGCGCTGACATCATCGACGAAAAACACCGCGTGCGGATTGCCCATGTTCACGCCGCCCGGCCCGCTCAAACCGTCGATGCTAAAGTCCAGCCGCGCCGTATCCATCGCACGCGCCACCGGAATTTCTTCCCAGCGCAACAGCGGCGAGCCCATGTCCACTGTTATGAGTCCGTTTCCGGCTCGCTCAGCGTAAAGCATACCCGCGCCGGTTTCGATGCGGCGCGAATTGGCGCCGCCTTCCTCCATCAGCATCCACGCGACGCACCGGGTAGCGTTTCCGCACGCGGTTACCTCTCCGCCGTCTTGATTCCAGATGCGCATGAAGGCGTCGCCCCGGATGGAGCGCTCGATCGCGATAACCTGGTCGCAGCCAACGCCGCTTTTGCGGTCTGCGATCGCTTTGACCTGGGCGGCGCTCAGCGGCATCGACCCGCGCGAGCGCGCGTCGATGATCACAAAATCGTTGCCGGTGCCGTTCATTTTGAAGTAGCGCATCGCCGCCTATGTAAGCGGGTTCGCGGGCCTTCGCTACGCCTAGCCCAGCTAGCCCGGCGCGTCGGGGACCGCCCTTTGGGCGGCGGTTTCAGCCGCGAACCAGGCGATGATGCGCGGATAGAGCGTTTCCAGCGTCTCACCGGGCGCCCGGTTGGCGTACAAATCCAGCAGGAACGCGTTGAACGCCTCAAATTTTCGGAACCCGCGCCGGTCCACCAAGGCGCGCTCGACGGCAGGCCGGGCGATCGCCCGATCCGCCTCGCTCAAAT
This window encodes:
- a CDS encoding diaminopimelate epimerase, which gives rise to MRYFKMNGTGNDFVIIDARSRGSMPLSAAQVKAIADRKSGVGCDQVIAIERSIRGDAFMRIWNQDGGEVTACGNATRCVAWMLMEEGGANSRRIETGAGMLYAERAGNGLITVDMGSPLLRWEEIPVARAMDTARLDFSIDGLSGPGGVNMGNPHAVFFVDDVSAVPIESIGPKVEHDPLFPQRVNVGFAEVRSAERIRLRVWERGVGLTKACGTGACAAVVAAHRQGRTGRNVEIIADGGSLQIEWRAGDDRVLMTGPVELEGTGDLPA